The DNA region ATGTAATTTCATTGTTTAATTGTaaagtttcttattttattttaatgcttCTATTAAATTTTCCTCTGCCAGCTCTTTCTATTGTGGACATTTATTAATAAACCACCCATTAAAAAAGTTTACAGCAAGAAGAGGAGTggtaataaaatattagagtCACGtggaattattaataataagattaattttaaaaaaatattattctttttaatgtatttattatttttttatctgtaaaaaAATCTTGGTTCTCAAccatttttatgattttgagaacGGGCATAAAGAAGAATGGCACTGCTTATGCCAAATTATTGAGAAgttcaaatttgtaaataacatgTATATAACAAAAGTGATTCATGCAGTTGGAAAGTACATCATTCACAAAAGAGGACAATAGGTTAATATTATGAATGACTTCTAAAAGCACACACTCAAGATAAGCACAACACAATTAACAGAAATGTCCTCGTAAATTTTTCAACCGTATCAATGTATCATATATTGTTATTCAATTAAATCTGTTTAATCAAGCAGGCTACCACCATTATACATTAGATCACCTAAAATTTGCACCGCACGTCATAGACTACAattccaaaaacaaaaacagtgaAACACTATATGTTCCAAAAAGAGTATATGGTGTCTAACAGTACTTCTCACTATGTTACATAACAAAATGATATCGTTGATGATAACTTCTCAACTTAACACAATTCAGAAGATAGAAAAAGAGGCAGTTCTATCCAAAGATAAAGGGTTTCATCTTGAAAGGAagcctcaaaaaataaaaaaataaacttgtcATTTCGATTTGggctaaaatatgtttaaggTCCATAATAAGTTAACCAATCTTGTTTTGGgtctttaataaaaataattatgctgAATccctaataaagaaaataatttttagttgctgataaattaataaattttatttttgatctcTAATAAATTTTGTTCATTTCGTAGTGGTCCCTATCAAATATTCCTCATGTATAATAGGTTTACCAATCAATCTCTTGCAAtccttttcccttttatttattttttctttcaaaatatcaAGGCCAAACAATCCATCATAAAAAGGGTCCTTGTATGTACAAGTAGAAAAGATTGGATTAGTAGTATCAGTTCAAAATAAAGGACAGTGCTCAAGTCCACAATGCTTATAATGGAAGCAGCTCCTTAAGTTAAATGCAGTTTCAAATATTTTAGGGAAATAAAGTTGCACCCTTGTCCATCAGCTTAATGGCCTGATTCtacaagagaaaaataataaaatttccaATCTTCACCAATAACAGTTAATACTTGATACTAATAAATCTCTCAGCACATTGTGCTTAGATATCTTCATTGAAGAAGCATAGAAGCATTAAATTGACTTTGATTACAAACATTGTTAAAGTAATCATCCCTGTTTTCTGgttaagataatatataagatatatAAAACATCAAGAGTACCAATAGTTGACAAAAAGTTCAAAGCTGAATGTATCCACGACATAACAGTATGCACTATAGTGACAAGTTTAAGTAGAGGAAGATTATTAAATTGTAAGACATCTTTACagtatttaattataaagaatGGTCATAGTAGcacaattaatttgtaaattgtaatttgatttgattttagatGCATATTATTGGTATAATTAGTactaattaattcttttaaatcaTCTTTAACTATACAGTTCCATACCTATACAGTCTctgaatctctctcattttagtATGATTCGATCAGAGCATTACACTTCCTCCCAAACATTCTATATAATGTATGGTAGTTTGAAGTATTGACATTGCACATGCCTATCACATGTGGGGAAGAGAACAAGATAAAGCCCTTAAAGTAAGTTACCAATACTTGTtgctataaaaataattcatcagAATTATGCCCGGCCTACAAGACATAGGTATCTTTCTTTTAATGTGTTTTGTGATTTCAACGAAAATAAACAAACCAAGCTATTGAAATTGGAAGTCACCAGTAAAGGGATTTATATAGTAGTTTAAATAATCAGCATTGGAGCATCCTATAAATTTGACCTCTACCCAAAACAATAAAACTCAAAATATTCGCACAAAATATGAAAGAAGGCTAAACTCAAGCTTCAATTtagtattgaaataaaaaaaagttggaaCTTAGAACCATATCCATAAAAACATTCAAAGACTACAATACATTTGAAGGATTGATCACACCTCTGTAAACATCTGGTAAGAAAGGCAAAACATTCTGAAAATTGACGACAAATTTCTCCAAAAACTTTTCCTCGGTTATGCAAATAATGGAACTAATGTACATGTTAGCACAccttttgatttcaagattttgATTACTGAGAATCTAGGGATAATTCTCTTCTCCAAGCTGTACGCTACAACTTGAGGATATTCAGCAATAGCTTCTGATGGCCAACCCATATCCTTCACCAGGAAACTCATTTTCTTGGTAAAAGTCTCCCCTGAAAATATCATAAAACCAGGAAACTTTCTAAATGCTCGAAGAGACATTTCATGGTTCCAGCCCCACCTCTGGTAAACCTCAAACCTTGAATCCCAGACTGATTTCCTCATAGTTACAAGCACAGAAATAGCCAcgacaaaattatttttcaaaggactaaACCCAATTTCCTTAACTGTTTTGACTGCTTCCACAAATCTGGAATGCTTCACATACGCTGCAGACAGAGCAATGGTTATTAGTAATGATATGGATGCCTGAGCCACACCACATTGcttcaaaattttaatgtttggAACCAAGGCATTCACTAAGTCACCATATATAAAACCAAGAGGGGAATTTCTCAAAGCTCTAACAACTTCCCGATCATCACAAAGTACACTCTTTAGGATCTCATAACGTGGGATGAGGCATTTTTCCAAGTTCCTCTTCAAGATAGAACTATTAGCAATCAGGATTTTAGGCATGCCAGCGTCGGAGACCCCAATAAAACGAAAGAACTTGAGTTTAGGCAAAAGGGTATTCTCTGCATCTGCAACAAGCACTAAAGGATGTCTCCCAACAAGTTTTGCAAGTTTTGTTTTGCAGAACCCATAATTCTTGAGAAGATCAAGAACAGCATTTGGGCCATCAGGGTTTTTCAAATTGACCCTGTTGGAGAGTTCCCTTGCCAGTTTTGGGGACACCCCACATGAGTTAATGAGGTAAGACACAGTAAAGGTGCCACTTTTATGGTGGTTTCCATCTGATTCAGAATCAAAAGAGGTTCCTGAAGTGAatgaattgaagaaaaaaagtgaagcaGAGTGTTTGTGTTGCAACAGAGAATCCAATGGAATATGGGTGCTCTAGTAGCGTGTGAATGATGATGATGCAGACAGCCTTGCAATGAGAAGAAAATTAGACACCATTTACTCGCTCACAGAATTTAATGTAGTGAGATTTGATTAAGAGCAATGAGAGTAACCTCTTGGCAAGACAGAGAACTGGCTTTCGGAGCATCCGTAGGTTTTCAGAAGACTAAGGACAGCATTTGATGTATCTGATGATTGATGAATCTCTTTGGAGCCAAAGCCGGTGTTTTTTCTTCTCCATTCATCCTACCAAACAAACCCTAAAGTGAATGggttaaagaaaaagagagcattgGGCTATGTATGTTGCAGCAGAGAAAGAAAATGGATTTGGTGAATGGAAAAGATGAAGTTAATTTTAGAATGAGGAATCTATTCACCATTTTCACTCACCATTTTGCCTAATCAAGTTTCACATTTCAGACACTGCCTCATCACCACCATATGCAGGGTAGGGAAGGACAGTTAGAAACAGAACTACAATTTTAACCCTAGAAATGTTGAGGGTAATTGGGTAAATATGctctatatataattatttaactataaataaataaaaactttattatattttttatgaattaaatttatataaaaataacatttaaatttgatttaaatttaaaatgtagtattataatttaaacaataaaaaaaatacttattagaagttaaaacaaaatatgataaaatttgaatttttttgttacatttaatttgaatgtaaagataataattaaaatcacttaatttaaatttaaaataaaactaattgctataatttgaaataaaataaattataattaatttaaatttaaagataataacaTACTCATATAATAATGAtttaagtttagactaattgcaaaattatcaaataataagggtggggaaataatataaaaagtaaactaaTTTAGAAAGTGGTAGTCTTAAtgtccaaaataaatatttaaatatacagTATTGGAATAgattaatcaagaaaaaaacttacatcaaaataattattatgcataactatttatatatttaatttgtatgtaCTCAAagtgtaaagatttttttaaaatcataaatcagtCACAAAATCTCACATCTTttaaaagtttgaattttatcCCAGCTATCTTAAAAGTCACAAGTGTCAAATTGTGAttaatgaaaatgtaaaaaaacttTAGACAATGAAACAATAGTTGGAGTAGATGGAGTGATGTGTGTAGAGTGGAATTTGTCAAGGTGGTTCTCACATATTAGGGTGGGGATTGGGGGTTGTTTGGATGTGTGACCCCAAAAAAAATccctcttttattatttattttttttgtgtaaagATTGAGTATGAAGGAAGAAAGTGCTGGGAAAGAAAGCACTCCCTCCATCCATACTAAACCCTCTCAACGCTTGAATGATGATCCAACCTCAGAAGCTTGCCTGAGTTCTCTATCATAGTCAAGATTGacttaatttcaagtttaaaggataatttttttatatatatttaatttaggtTTCTTAATTGAAATGTGTTTTATATGGCCTAATTGACTAATTGGATGAGAGTCATTGCTCTCAAGCTACTTCTATCGCGAACAATGATGGATAGCGTTCTatctattgttttgtttttatcaaaatacACTTAAGTTAAAGGAAGAAAGAACAAAGCTAATTTTATGTTCAGAGACactcacaatttttttctttatatattctaacaatttttatgcactagaaatcatttttaaattaaataaatcaaaaaacaaaactctcacaaaaaaaatgtcacaAATCACATCAATGTTTATCTCATTATATGCTGAATTAGCATTGTCTTGATAGAGGGaccaaaaaaacatttttcaaatttaaaagacatCTCTTAACAGTAGTTGTTGAATCATCTGCTTTAGAGTCTGTAATAATACCATATCTAATGGTTGGAAATACCTCTCCTACCCGGGAGACCTAGCCTCCTTTCCCACGGGAATTTATCTTCTTAAAAAGTAGTTTCGACGTTCAACTGATTGATCATGTttcaaatttgacaattaaccAAAATTGGAAACTGAACACTCAAATTATATGAATCCAATGCTTTCGTAGTGCTTCTTCATCTTAGACACATGCATACATGATACATGGGGAAAATATCATTAGGTATTAAGCATGTTTTTTACGAACTCATGAAATTTCTATGTTCTACTGTTGCTAGCCAACACTAGTGATGACTTTGGAAGAACGCTGAATTGGTTTGATACATGTGTACTAAAAGAacagaaaaaattaaatcaaagtcatgaatacaaaattattattaatgagaTCGCCTAACTGGTATGCATTAATGGAGCCTCCCATAAAGCAAATTCTCtgcattaatgataatataacaTTCTTGTCCTGGTTTATCTTCTCCACATTTTAACCTCCAAAGCAATTTGAACTTATGAACCTCGAACAACAAATGCATTTTATTTCccattctaatttttctttggctAACCTGAAACATGATACATGCTTGCACCAATTCAATTTACACATACCCACCACTCCATTTCTAGATGCTAAAGAGAGTATGTTACTACTTAATAGGATCCTCATTAATGAACAACAGAGCAATCAAAATAAGAATTTCTAACTGAATTCATATTATCAAGCATAAATGTATATTGCTTTCAGTTCAGGCTTCCCTGTAGCTTCTCTCCTTTATGGTACAAAAATCACACTCATAACATTGTAAATCAATACATGCACAAGATGATAGGGGGGAAAACACTGTACAAATATAGAtactaaaaattgaatattaacaACTGAATAAATCGTAATTTACTTTTACTTTCACTTTCATATTTCTCAGAACACATGATATGTTGATAATGGTATAACATTAGGTAGCAGTAAAATTACCAAGCTTTGTGCCAACCTAAATTGAGAAGTGGGCAAGAACATAACAGCCAACTTGAGCAAAAATAACTGAGGCATACTTAATGAAAGTACGTACTCTGTCCACTCTCGGAGGAAGGAAATATAGGAAACAAATCAACAAACTTGATATTCATATAATCTATCAATCATATTAGTGGAGCGGTACGCTTTGCTGTAATTCATGAATAACTCACCCCTTTTCAAAGTGACAAACTCATATCTGAAGCATTAAATTGTGCTGCATCCTTTGTGCTTCATTGCTCATTATTCTGAGATTTACGCATCAATAATAAGTCAATatatgtttcctttttcttactAAAAGCATTCAGTCACAATTTCTGATCCATAAGTAGTTGAACTAGTCTGCAATTTTACCCACCAATCCTCCTTTTTAACAGTAAACCTTAGATATGAAACAGAAAATATGTTACATATTTTGGCCTGTCACAATCTCCATATTCGATTGATATTGGAAGAGACATGAATAATGTGATTCTTCCTATAGTTATCTGAGGTGTTGATGTTGTGAATCTACAGGAATCTTACATTTGGGATTTGTTATTAGGCTATGGAAATAACAGTTTTAGAAAATTTggggaaaaaaattaagttaatcctcgattaaataaattcaattaactTTCAGCCGGATGGAGTATATCGTGCATGTCAGCGCATGAACCTGTTGAACTATAACATATTCATATACTCACCATTCATGAGTAGTGGCTGACCCTAAAAATGCTGTAGCTGAGGAAATGAATGTAGGGCTGACATGTGGATTCCCTGACCTAATGTTATtctgattttattaagatatataGTGAGTACTAACACATCCCAATGCTTAGttctcaaataaaaacaaagcagAATGCCCACTTTCTACTGCCTCCTCCTATTTAAGCTAATTCCTACTTCTAAAACTGTAACCACCTAGCTATTCTAACTAATTAGTAACTACTCTCTGGCCCTGTCAGATGCATAAAAATTACCAGTAACTGACAAATGTTCAAATCCATATATATATCCATGACTACAAATAGCAGCAAGCAGAACAAGATAGTGGCTATTTTAAGTCGAAGGGGCTACATCATAACTTGTAAGACACCATAATCGcattcatttattaaaaattgataagGTAATGGTAGCACAACTAAAGTCAATATGATTCTACGGAAATAAACTTTGGTTATTGATACCCTCCACAGTCCACATGCTCTAACAAATAACCAGGGGCTTCCGGCAAGACATTCAATTTAGTTCATGGCAGTTTTTTAAGTGTAGACATGTCTATCACATGCCACTTTTGGCTAAAATGAATGGCAAAAAGTATGTGATAACAGTACAGACTACTGAGCTGAAacaaattttcataatatttaaaacaaaagagcAAAAGGGCAACAATCAATCAAGATAAAATTAATCAGAGTTACCCCTGGCCTACAATAGAGCACACTTCTTTCATGAGTTGTacgtcaacaaaaaaaataatccaatttGTTGAATTGAAAATCACCACTAAATGGATTAATATACTTgattataaaatcaatatgCTATAAATCAGACCAAAAGTTTCTCCACCCAAggaaaataaaactcaaaactACTGacacaaaaaggaaaaaccaGCAAAAATCAAAGTTCAATTTATCAATGAAagagaaaagctggaagttaggGCAATCACCAGCAAAAGCCTTCAAAGCCTATAATACATTCTGTTGATTTGCCAAACTGTTGTAGTAATCTGGCAAGAAAGGCAAATCTTTCTGAAAATTGATGACAAATTTCTCCAAAAAATTTGCCTCGGTTATGCAAATAATGGCACTGAAGTGCAAATTTTTCTTGAGCAGACCTTTTGATTTCAACATTTTGATTATCGAGAATCTAGGGATAATCCTCTTCTCCAAGTTGTACGTTACAACTTGAGGATATTCAGCAATATCTTCTGATGAACAACCCATATCCTTCACtaggaaactcattttttttataaacacttCCTCTGACAACTTCACAATACTGGGAAACTTTCGAACTGCTCCAAGAGCTATTTCGCGGTTCCAGCCACACCTCTCATAAACCTCAAACCTTGATTCCCATACTGCTTTGCTCTTATTGGCAAGAACTTCAACACCCACGACAAAAGTTCTTTTCAAAGGATTAAACCCAAATTCCTTAGCAGTGTTAACAGCTTCCACAAATTTGGAATGGTCCCTGTAGGCTAGAGTCCCAGAATGCATCAACAGGTAAGATATGGAACCTTGAGGCACGCCAGATTCCCTCAAAACCCTAATGTTTGGAACCAAGTGTGTCATCATGTCAACATACGTAAAACCAAATGGGGCATTTTTCAAAGCTCTAACAACTTCCCCTTTGTCACGAAGTAAACTACTTAGAATCTCATACCGTGGAATGAGGCATTTGTCCAAGCTTCTAAACAACATATGATGGCTAGCAATTAGGATTTTAGGCATGTCAGCGTTGGAAATCCCAATAGAACGGAAGAACTTGAGTTTCGGCAAAAGGGTATTCTCTGCATTTGCAGCAATGACGGAGGGCTTTATCTCCGCAAGTTTTGCAAGATGGGTTTTTTCAAACCCATATTTGTTGAGAAGATTAATAACAGCATTTGGGCCATCTGGGTTTTTCAAATTGACCCTATTGGAGAGTTCACTGGCTAGTTTTGGGGACAATCCCCATGAGTTGATGAGGTAAGACACAGTAAAGGTGTCACCTTTGTGGTGGTTTTCATCGTCTGATTCAGCATCAGAAGAGATTCCTGAAGTGAaggaattgaagaaaaaaaatgatgcattGTGTTTGTGTTGCAGAAGAGAACCCAATTGGATCGGGTTACTTCTGTGGTGTGTGAATGATGTAGTTAATCTTGCAATGAGAAGAAAATTACGCACCATTTACTCACTCAGAAATTGAAGTGAATGTTGTTGATGATGTGATGAAGGGGCAATGCAATGCACAACACAGTAAGCTAATGACACGGAGACCAGTAAGTGGGCTTTAGCGCAGCGCAAGGACATCATTTTCAAGGTAGCTAGGTTTTTTCTCTCAAACTATtggcttttgtttttattttttattttttattttaacaagagTGGTgcaatttttctaattaattatcaaaatggatggattttgaaaacatacaaaaatgaataagtcgtctttttaaaagaaaaatcgtGTTTCAGTATATTCTTTCAAAATACAACTTGtctatatttgtaattttttaaaatatatttatgtcagtaattaattaaaaaattacactacTCATGATAAAAAGCccaattttttcttctctagCGTATAACATTTGCACAGAAAATATATTTACCTAGTTGAGAGGAAGGAAATAAAGAAGGCTAAAAAATCATTGTAATTCCTCAAGGTATATATAAATTGatgataatttaattcttaaaattgaaagacaaaatttttaatttaatctctaaCCATATAGAAAAATACAACAATTATATTCTACGGATAAATTAATccatgaattttataatttaatatcaaattatttttcaattaattcatgaattttataattgaatatcaaattatttttcaaaaatataacttGTTATTAAATAAGTTCTTAATAATCAAACTTGATGCCAAAATGATACTTGTGCACAATATAGAATTTTAATATTGGAtgttaaaatgattaaatatattatattatatttaatattacacttaaatttaaatgtttttgtaattttgaaatataaaattataaaataatttaattactttacaaacatacataaatgattattttcataatattttaattttacaagcaatacttttgaataaattaaagtatagaaaataataaattaaaaaaattattgactcaaatattagttaaaatatatcatttaaaacaacctattacttttttatttttttcaaataattgagTTAGATAGTACGTAGCATTTAAATAACTCATAATGCATACATAGATTAAAATACTTATTACATATAAAtgctatataaaaatataatacatgatttaaaataatagtaataataataataacactcaagttaaaatttataataatgatatttaaattaacagtaaaattatacaatttaaagaaaataataatatcatataatATATGTAGTTATAGTGGTACATgaacttaataattttatttttaagtttataaagatttatataaaataaatattttcatttactttaatcattaaaatattataaatttgactaaataatattttatttagccCAAGAAATTAGTCGACGAGAACAAGACATTATCatatttgaaaagttattgGTTCAAATTTTCACTCACCTCATTAAAGTGATGTAAACTTAAATACTTTGTAAGTGTTATTTGAGTCTAGACTCTCTTTGCCTTGAATTAtgaatatcatttttttccttaaatcaataaataatcaATAACCAATAATATAAACAATATGAGAACCTACATATTACAAAATTTTACACGTGTCAACTTCTAATCAATCAAACAAAATACGACAAATTTGAATACaacaagtttaaattttaactaaaagaGGTTATTAAACCAAAAAcgaataccaaaaaaaataaaaaatcaaaaacactCTAAGGTGTTCGTACAAGAAGTGGAGGTTCACATGAAGTCTACCTCGTGGCAAGGGACAATAAAAGTTTGCTTAAGTTggcaacaaattcaaaatcagaTTTGTGTGTTCAGCAAAAGGTAGCAAAATAAAAGTAACACACAACTATCCTACTCTCATCCACCGTACAAACCAACGAAAGACTACACCCATCTAGGAATGCAAAAGCTGTTTCATATATCAACAATGTAGTCTTTCAGAAACATCAAAATGGAAATTGATCACCAAAGCAACATACAAGAGTTTTGCAGTTTAACAAAAATGCGTTTGAATAAGGTAAGCATAGGTTTCTAGCTTTCaaattgtgaattttaaatTCCAAGTGACTTTCATTATGGGAAATTATTTTAGGGTCCTGACAGGTTGAAGACCTTTGCCTAAACAATCTGCAAAGCCAAGCTGCAATGATCCTCTGAGTTTAACTACGGAACAAAACCATGCAAAAATAAGGGATGGAGACTCTATCATGTATCAGAGAAGAATGCTGAGGGAAAAAGACACTTCCATTGCTGTATCTAACAGTAGAATGTAGACAGAAACAATACTGAATTATATCATCATGATACATTTTTggtttttagttagtttttacgTTATTATTCAAATGTTTTCAATTACAAATTTTGAAGAGACAGCTGAAGATAAAAATGACACTTGAAgtagttttgttaattttgcttGCATGCCTGGTAGTTTCTCAATTTTTGCCGTCATGTTTCAGTCTTGACAAtgctttgttttttcattttcttggttATTATTGGTTTCATGACATACATTATAGAAAATGTTGTAGTTCTATACTTAagttaatataatttgtatCAAACAGCCCTGTTTACAGCATATGATCACTGAGTAGTTGAATAACAATGGAAGAATAATGAACAGAAAAGCTCAATGCAGAAACATTGCCAGCAGGAAATGAATGAATAGGGGACTGACACATAACCGTCGTAGATGTTATTCtggttttattaaaatacaGTGACCACCAATGCATAACGCAGTGACCACCAATGCATAACGCAGTGATGCTCAGTtctcaaatataagcaaaacaGAATGCCCACTTCT from Glycine soja cultivar W05 chromosome 8, ASM419377v2, whole genome shotgun sequence includes:
- the LOC114423333 gene encoding uncharacterized protein LOC114423333; this translates as MDEWRRKNTGFGSKEIHQSSDTSNAVLSLLKTYGCSESQFSVLPRDGNHHKSGTFTVSYLINSCGVSPKLARELSNRVNLKNPDGPNAVLDLLKNYGFCKTKLAKLVGRHPLVLVADAENTLLPKLKFFRFIGVSDAGMPKILIANSSILKRNLEKCLIPRYEILKSVLCDDREVVRALRNSPLGFIYGDLVNALVPNIKILKQCGVAQASISLLITIALSAAYVKHSRFVEAVKTVKEIGFSPLKNNFVVAISVLVTMRKSVWDSRFEVYQRWGWNHEMSLRAFRKFPGFMIFSGETFTKKMSFLVKDMGWPSEAIAEYPQVVAYSLEKRIIPRFSVIKILKSKGVLTCTLVPLFA
- the LOC114423334 gene encoding transcription termination factor MTERF15, mitochondrial-like, with translation MVRNFLLIARLTTSFTHHRSNPIQLGSLLQHKHNASFFFFNSFTSGISSDAESDDENHHKGDTFTVSYLINSWGLSPKLASELSNRVNLKNPDGPNAVINLLNKYGFEKTHLAKLAEIKPSVIAANAENTLLPKLKFFRSIGISNADMPKILIASHHMLFRSLDKCLIPRYEILSSLLRDKGEVVRALKNAPFGFTYVDMMTHLVPNIRVLRESGVPQGSISYLLMHSGTLAYRDHSKFVEAVNTAKEFGFNPLKRTFVVGVEVLANKSKAVWESRFEVYERCGWNREIALGAVRKFPSIVKLSEEVFIKKMSFLVKDMGCSSEDIAEYPQVVTYNLEKRIIPRFSIIKMLKSKGLLKKNLHFSAIICITEANFLEKFVINFQKDLPFLPDYYNSLANQQNVL